In Dermacentor albipictus isolate Rhodes 1998 colony chromosome 6, USDA_Dalb.pri_finalv2, whole genome shotgun sequence, the following proteins share a genomic window:
- the LOC139061216 gene encoding protein FRA10AC1 homolog, which yields MENDGRDADADSVVDFARHRGSNEYDSNFETDSESVVAGDERSRKDLLVAASPPRREPKAHRDVVVKEYSLEEKRRERNCFLALDAYTRHKKLINDYLLCYPGATSKLKRDTSRDRTDFDIIRENHQFLWDESDDEEPPTWEKQLAKRYYDKLFKEYCICDLTYYQASKIAMRWRTEQEVIAGKGQFSCGDRQCKEPSGLRTWEVNFAYFEKNEKKNALVKLRLCAECSFKLNYRFQRKELTKNATKRSSSKHDGGSERKKGKMDQTEREKAGGEPKVDEKEVAKDAEESIWSKPSTAEEEKSQEEEFDSYLADMFL from the coding sequence ATGGAGAACGACGGACGCGACGCGGACGCCGACAGCGTCGTCGATTTCGCTCGCCACCGAGGAAGCAACGAGTACGACTCCAACTTTGAGACTGACTCGGAGTCGGTGGTCGCGGGCGACGAACGCTCTCGCAAGGACCTGCTGGTCGCGGCGTCTCCGCCGCGACGCGAGCCCAAGGCTCACCGGGATGTCGTGGTCAAGGAATACAGCCTCGAGGAGAAGCGGCGTGAGCGCAACTGCTTCCTGGCGCTGGACGCCTACACGAGGCACAAGAAGCTCATCAACGACTACCTGCTCTGCTACCCGGGCGCTACGTCCAAGCTGAAACGAGACACGAGTCGCGATCGCACCGACTTTGACATCATCCGCGAGAACCACCAGTTCCTGTGGGACGAGTCGGACGACGAGGAGCCGCCCACCTGGGAGAAGCAGCTGGCGAAGCGCTACTACGACAAACTGTTCAAGGAGTACTGCATCTGCGACCTGACGTACTACCAGGCAAGCAAGATCGCCATGCGCTGGCGCACAGAGCAGGAGGTGATCGCGGGCAAGGGGCAGTTCAGCTGCGGCGACCGGCAGTGCAAGGAGCCCTCGGGGCTGCGCACGTGGGAAGTCAACTTCGCCTACTTCgagaagaacgaaaagaaaaacgcCCTGGTGAAGCTCAGGCTGTGTGCGGAGTGCTCGTTCAAGCTCAACTATCGGTTCCAGAGGAAGGAGCTCACCAAGAATGCGACGAAGAGGTCGTCATCTAAGCATGACGGTGGCTCGGAGAGGAAGAAGGGCAAGATGGATCAGACTGAGCGTGAGAAAGCTGGCGGAGAACCCAAAGTAGACGAGAAAGAAGTAGCCAAAGATGCAGAAGAGTCCATCTGGAGCAAGCCGAGCACTGCTGAAGAAGAAAAGAGCCAGGAGGAAGAGTTTGATTCCTACCTGGCCGACATGTTCCTTTAA